The following proteins come from a genomic window of Acidimicrobiia bacterium:
- a CDS encoding OB-fold nucleic acid binding domain-containing protein has translation MAFKKMVERLTKPVDELDRQELTEYCDARRFESMDHLVPRRPVQVGGEVRAVRIVPRAGAPALEVTVSDGRGQVVAVFLGRRKIAGISPGRRIAVQGVVARDGNRSLVFNPAYEILS, from the coding sequence ATGGCATTCAAGAAGATGGTCGAGCGGCTCACGAAGCCGGTCGACGAGCTCGATCGTCAGGAGCTCACCGAGTACTGCGACGCGCGCCGGTTCGAGTCGATGGACCACCTCGTTCCCAGACGTCCGGTTCAGGTGGGTGGAGAGGTGCGCGCAGTGCGCATCGTTCCCCGCGCCGGCGCGCCCGCGCTCGAGGTGACGGTGAGCGACGGCCGGGGTCAGGTGGTCGCGGTGTTCCTCGGTCGCCGCAAGATCGCCGGGATCTCGCCGGGCCGGCGCATCGCGGTGCAGGGTGTGGTCGCTCGTGACGGCAATCGCTCGCTCGTGTTCAACCCGGCGTACGAGATCTTGAGCTAA
- a CDS encoding TrkA family potassium uptake protein, with protein MHVVIVGCGRVGSGLAANLERMDHTVAVIDMAPRAFQRWGDLFAGEKIIGRGYDRDALAEAGIERAGALAAVTSGDNSNILVARIARENYGIEQVVARIKDPRRAEIYQRLGISTVAMITWTTDQVMRRLLPSEERPHEWLDASGKVCLVDQPIPSGWAGRKLAPLSEPGLFWLVGITRLGNAQVSTPSAIGQEGDILHFFVEVSALDTLRERLRQGAEH; from the coding sequence GTGCACGTCGTGATCGTGGGATGCGGCCGGGTGGGCAGCGGGCTCGCAGCCAACCTCGAGCGGATGGACCACACCGTCGCGGTGATCGACATGGCGCCGCGGGCGTTCCAGCGCTGGGGCGACCTCTTCGCGGGCGAGAAGATCATCGGTCGTGGCTACGACCGTGACGCGCTCGCCGAGGCTGGCATCGAACGGGCCGGGGCCCTGGCCGCGGTCACCAGCGGCGACAACTCGAACATCCTCGTCGCCCGGATCGCCCGCGAGAACTACGGCATCGAACAGGTCGTCGCCCGCATCAAGGACCCGCGGCGCGCCGAGATCTACCAGCGCCTCGGCATCTCCACCGTGGCGATGATCACGTGGACCACCGACCAGGTCATGCGGCGGCTGCTGCCCAGCGAAGAACGGCCCCACGAGTGGCTCGACGCGAGCGGGAAGGTCTGCCTCGTGGACCAGCCCATCCCTTCGGGTTGGGCGGGCAGGAAACTCGCGCCGCTGAGCGAGCCCGGCTTGTTCTGGCTGGTGGGGATCACGCGGCTGGGCAACGCGCAGGTGAGCACGCCGAGCGCGATCGGCCAGGAGGGCGACATCCTGCACTTCTTCGTCGAGGTTTCGGCACTCGACACGTTGCGTGAGCGCCTCCGGCAGGGAGCAGAACACTGA
- a CDS encoding TrkA family potassium uptake protein — protein sequence MRVAIAGAGKVGLFIANDLSSAGHEVLLMEQDLAVVNRAVANEGVEWHVGDACEVTSLREAGLERCDVVVAATGDDEDNLVVSLLAKQEFAVPRVIARVNHPKNEWLFNENWGVDLSVSTPHLITALVEEAVTVGRLVRILQVGGGQARLVEVTLADDSPAIDRSIAELDVPRNATIVAIVRDEHVVMPRGDSIFEPGDEVLAMVTPESEDEVRRILTGG from the coding sequence ATGCGGGTCGCCATCGCGGGTGCGGGAAAGGTCGGGCTCTTCATCGCCAACGATCTCAGCAGTGCCGGGCACGAAGTGCTCCTCATGGAACAAGACCTTGCCGTCGTCAACCGTGCGGTTGCCAACGAGGGCGTCGAGTGGCACGTGGGGGATGCGTGCGAGGTCACGTCACTGCGTGAAGCGGGGCTCGAGCGGTGTGACGTGGTGGTTGCCGCCACCGGCGACGACGAAGACAACCTCGTCGTGTCGCTCCTCGCGAAGCAAGAGTTCGCGGTGCCACGTGTCATCGCACGGGTGAACCATCCGAAGAACGAGTGGCTCTTCAACGAGAACTGGGGCGTGGACCTGTCGGTGTCCACGCCGCACCTCATCACCGCATTGGTGGAAGAGGCGGTCACCGTCGGCCGGCTCGTGCGCATCCTGCAGGTCGGGGGAGGGCAGGCGCGCCTCGTGGAGGTCACGCTCGCCGACGACTCACCCGCGATCGACCGATCGATCGCCGAGCTCGACGTGCCGCGCAACGCGACGATCGTCGCGATCGTGCGCGACGAGCACGTGGTGATGCCGCGCGGCGACTCGATCTTCGAACCGGGCGACGAAGTGCTCGCGATGGTCACTCCCGAATCTGAGGACGAGGTCCGCCGAATCCTGACGGGCGGTTAG